Proteins found in one Mucilaginibacter gracilis genomic segment:
- the atpB gene encoding F0F1 ATP synthase subunit A, whose translation MNFSHFLNSKKIIVTLIYAVFLAFSTAKASAVQDSTVRLEAEKTKNEKEFNPSETILEHIADSHYIHFGGDSYMALPVILFTDKGLECFSSGKLDHGKQTFKGKYYTYALVDDKVNVVDDSGNKTPGKTIFNFKGHFTDLSITKNIVSLWLSIIVLLIAFLSVASAYKKTVGKAPRGFQSFIEPVIMFVRDDIAIPNIGYKYQRFMPLLLTVFFFIWINNLIGLVPFFPGGANLTGNIAVTLVLSVVTLLVVNFNGNKHYWKHIFFPGDVPIWLWPLWWVVELLGIFSRPFALMIRLFANITAGHIIVLSLISLIFVFKAAAVSIVSVPFVVFMDVLELLVALLQAFIFTLLTALFIGTAVEEHHH comes from the coding sequence ATGAATTTTAGCCACTTTTTGAACTCAAAAAAAATCATCGTAACGCTGATTTACGCCGTTTTTTTGGCATTTTCAACTGCAAAAGCTTCCGCAGTACAGGATAGTACAGTACGGTTGGAGGCCGAAAAAACCAAAAACGAAAAGGAGTTTAACCCTAGCGAAACCATCCTTGAACACATTGCCGACTCGCACTACATTCACTTTGGTGGAGACTCGTACATGGCTTTGCCGGTTATTTTGTTTACCGATAAAGGTTTAGAATGTTTTTCGTCAGGCAAGCTCGATCATGGTAAACAAACCTTTAAAGGGAAGTACTATACCTACGCTTTAGTTGACGATAAAGTTAACGTTGTTGACGATAGCGGTAATAAAACGCCGGGTAAAACAATCTTTAATTTCAAAGGCCATTTTACCGATCTATCCATAACTAAAAATATTGTATCGTTATGGTTATCTATTATTGTATTGCTTATCGCTTTCCTCAGCGTGGCATCGGCATACAAAAAAACAGTTGGTAAGGCACCCCGTGGTTTTCAATCGTTCATAGAGCCGGTTATCATGTTCGTTCGCGACGATATTGCCATCCCTAACATCGGCTACAAATATCAACGGTTTATGCCATTGCTTTTAACCGTGTTCTTTTTTATCTGGATCAATAATCTTATCGGTTTGGTTCCTTTCTTTCCCGGAGGTGCTAACTTAACAGGTAACATTGCGGTAACTTTGGTACTATCTGTTGTTACTTTATTGGTAGTAAACTTTAACGGCAACAAACACTACTGGAAACACATATTTTTCCCTGGCGATGTACCAATTTGGTTATGGCCTTTGTGGTGGGTTGTTGAGTTGTTGGGTATATTTTCAAGGCCGTTTGCTTTAATGATACGTTTATTCGCTAACATTACAGCGGGCCACATTATTGTGTTGAGCTTAATATCCCTGATATTTGTGTTCAAGGCAGCGGCTGTATCAATAGTATCGGTTCCGTTTGTTGTATTTATGGATGTTTTGGAGTTATTGGTTGCCTTGTTGCAGGCCTTTATCTTCACTTTGTTAACAGCATTGTTTATTGGCACCGCTGTTGAAGAGCATCACCACTAA
- the atpH gene encoding ATP synthase F1 subunit delta: MSELTVGARYAKSLIDLSLEENILEQVKNDMELFIDVVKQNHELYTVLRNPIISHDKKVKILEAIFGAKVSKATIAFFKIMITKSRGEVLYYTAQEFINQYNTKNNIVKALVTSATPLSAANQQQIAALVQAEIGGNIVLQTKVDPNLIGGFVLTVGDRQVDTSIASSLKKLKTEFAQKAV, encoded by the coding sequence ATGTCAGAATTAACAGTAGGAGCCAGGTACGCCAAATCGCTTATCGACCTTTCGCTGGAGGAGAACATCCTCGAGCAGGTGAAAAACGATATGGAGCTTTTTATAGATGTTGTAAAACAAAACCACGAGTTATACACGGTTTTGCGCAACCCTATTATATCGCACGATAAAAAAGTAAAAATACTTGAAGCTATTTTTGGTGCTAAGGTTAGCAAAGCTACTATAGCGTTTTTTAAAATAATGATAACCAAAAGCCGCGGCGAAGTTTTATATTACACCGCACAAGAGTTTATCAACCAATACAATACCAAAAATAACATTGTTAAGGCATTAGTTACATCGGCTACGCCTTTATCGGCAGCAAACCAACAACAAATTGCGGCTTTGGTACAGGCCGAAATTGGTGGTAACATTGTACTGCAAACCAAGGTTGACCCTAATTTAATAGGCGGCTTTGTTTTAACCGTTGGCGATAGGCAGGTTGATACCAGCATAGCCAGCAGCTTAAAGAAATTGAAAACAGAATTTGCCCAGAAAGCAGTTTAA
- the atpF gene encoding F0F1 ATP synthase subunit B yields MNPLVTPDLGLVVWTSVAFLILFFILAKFAWKPIMAAIDERERSIEDALLKAEAAKEEMTRLTAENDTLLKQARAERDLILREAKHLKDQIVSEAKESALREGNKMIEKARMEIDSQKAIAMAEVKGLVAELSIEIAEKVLRKQFEKADKQDELVADLLKDVKLN; encoded by the coding sequence ATGAATCCATTAGTTACCCCCGATCTTGGACTTGTTGTTTGGACAAGCGTAGCTTTCCTTATCCTGTTCTTCATCCTGGCAAAGTTTGCGTGGAAACCTATTATGGCTGCCATCGACGAACGTGAGCGTTCGATAGAAGATGCTTTACTTAAAGCAGAGGCTGCCAAAGAAGAGATGACCCGCTTAACCGCCGAGAACGATACTTTACTGAAGCAAGCCCGCGCCGAACGCGATTTGATTTTGCGCGAAGCCAAACACTTGAAAGACCAGATAGTGAGCGAAGCAAAAGAATCGGCACTGAGAGAAGGTAACAAGATGATTGAAAAGGCACGCATGGAAATTGACAGCCAAAAAGCAATAGCTATGGCCGAAGTTAAAGGGCTGGTTGCCGAACTATCTATCGAGATTGCCGAGAAGGTTTTGCGCAAGCAATTTGAAAAAGCAGATAAACAGGACGAGCTAGTTGCTGATTTGCTAAAGGATGTGAAATTAAATTAA
- the atpA gene encoding F0F1 ATP synthase subunit alpha — protein MVEVRPDEVSAILRQQLSGFKSASELEEVGTVLQVGDGIARVYGLTKVQSGELVEFDGALQGIVLNLEEDNVGVVLLGASDGVKEGDTVKRTSKIASIKVGEGMLGRVVNTLGQPIDGKGPITGTTYEMPLERKAPGVIYRQPVTEPLQTGIKAIDAMIPIGRGQRELVIGDRQTGKTAVCIDTIINQKEFYEAGKPVYCIYVAIGQKNSTVANILRTLEENGAMPYSIIVAASAADPAPMQFFAPFAGAAIGEFFRDTGRPALIVYDDLSKQAVAYREVSLLLRRPPGREAYPGDVFYLHSRLLERAAKIVSVDSIAQDMNDLPESIKHIVKGGGSLTALPIIETQAGDVSAYIPTNVISITDGQIFLESNLFNAGVRPAINVGISVSRVGGNAQIKSMKKVAGTLKLDQAQYRELEAFSKFGSDLDASTKTVLDKGARNVEVLKQGQFSPLAVEKQVAIIYIGTKNLMRNVPINKVREFEADFLSQLELRHPEVLVSLKAGKFDDSLTSVLEAVAKDLTGKY, from the coding sequence ATGGTAGAGGTAAGACCAGACGAAGTTTCAGCAATATTGCGTCAGCAATTGTCGGGCTTCAAGTCAGCATCTGAATTAGAAGAAGTAGGTACCGTACTCCAGGTGGGTGATGGTATTGCCCGTGTTTATGGATTAACCAAAGTACAATCTGGCGAGCTTGTTGAATTTGACGGCGCTTTGCAAGGTATAGTATTGAATTTGGAAGAAGACAATGTTGGTGTTGTATTACTTGGCGCAAGCGATGGTGTTAAGGAAGGCGATACTGTTAAACGTACCAGCAAAATTGCATCTATTAAAGTAGGTGAAGGTATGCTTGGCCGCGTTGTTAACACGCTTGGCCAGCCTATTGATGGTAAGGGCCCAATTACCGGCACCACTTACGAAATGCCTTTAGAGCGTAAAGCCCCCGGTGTAATTTACCGCCAGCCGGTTACCGAGCCTTTACAAACAGGTATTAAAGCTATTGATGCCATGATACCTATTGGCCGTGGCCAGCGTGAGTTGGTTATTGGCGATAGGCAAACCGGTAAAACCGCCGTTTGTATTGATACCATTATTAACCAAAAAGAATTTTACGAGGCCGGCAAGCCGGTTTATTGTATATATGTGGCCATTGGCCAAAAAAACTCAACAGTAGCAAACATACTGCGTACTTTGGAAGAAAACGGCGCCATGCCTTACTCTATCATTGTAGCAGCTTCGGCGGCAGACCCTGCCCCGATGCAGTTTTTTGCTCCGTTTGCAGGTGCTGCAATAGGCGAATTTTTCCGCGATACAGGAAGGCCTGCTTTAATTGTTTATGATGATTTATCAAAACAAGCCGTAGCTTACCGCGAAGTGTCGTTATTGTTGCGCCGTCCACCGGGCCGTGAGGCTTACCCTGGCGACGTGTTTTACCTGCACAGCCGTTTGTTAGAGCGTGCCGCTAAAATCGTTTCGGTTGATAGCATTGCGCAAGACATGAACGATTTGCCAGAGTCAATCAAACATATTGTTAAAGGTGGTGGCAGCTTAACAGCATTGCCTATCATCGAAACTCAGGCCGGCGACGTATCGGCATACATCCCAACCAACGTAATTTCAATTACCGATGGGCAGATATTCCTGGAGTCTAACTTGTTTAACGCAGGTGTTCGCCCGGCTATTAACGTAGGTATTTCGGTATCACGTGTGGGTGGTAATGCGCAAATCAAATCAATGAAAAAGGTTGCCGGTACATTAAAGTTAGATCAGGCTCAGTACCGCGAGTTAGAGGCTTTCTCTAAATTTGGTTCAGATTTGGATGCATCAACCAAAACCGTTTTAGATAAAGGTGCCCGTAACGTTGAAGTGTTAAAACAAGGCCAGTTTTCGCCTTTAGCTGTAGAAAAACAAGTAGCCATTATATACATCGGTACTAAAAACCTGATGCGTAACGTGCCTATCAATAAAGTTAGAGAATTTGAAGCCGACTTTTTAAGCCAGTTAGAACTACGTCACCCAGAAGTATTGGTAAGCCTAAAGGCCGGTAAATTTGATGATAGTTTAACCAGCGTACTTGAAGCGGTAGCTAAAGATTTGACTGGAAAATATTAA
- a CDS encoding transglycosylase domain-containing protein, with product MWIKTENNKLTPQDIRRYNWFVWKFIGACFAFVVIIILLTAFEIFGKLPSFRDLENPKSNQATIVLSSDKQELGTYYVENRSNVNYKDISPNVINALVATEDKRFYDHSGIDFSRIFTIFIHNLFGSKQGGSTITQQLALNLFSEKGREHSFIKRLPQKLKELITAVRIERRYTKEEIITMYLNTVDFGAYSTFGIKSAARTYFNTTPDKLSPDQAALLVGILNGTGKYSPIRHPDKALARRNLVLTRMAEAGYLSSGQADEFKLKPLNLDFRPVDHNEGLATYFRDYLKRDVQKIFEEKSIDNNGKPYDLDRDGLKIYTTINATMQEYAEEAQKEYMRILQNQFNQHWKGISLWKSIPTFKALLDAGMRRSDRYRELRAEGKSDEEIKADFNTPTKMNIFTWKGDIDTTMKPIDSIVYCKMLLRNSLMSMDPTTGYVKAWVGGINFEHFKYDQVKQGMRQVGSTAKPFTYAVAIENGYSPCMVIPNVPVTFPDGYTPASGDTRAGDLTLRQALGWSQNWITAALLKEVGVPAVVELTKKMGITSQIEPYPSVFLGPFDASVFDMTGAYSAFVNHGLWTEPTYLLRIEDHNGNVLYENKPKVAQVLNEQTAYVMTYMLKGVIEDGTGTRLKYRYGLNNPIGGKTGTTQNNSDGWFIGITPQLVTGVWTGCEDRDIHFRSTSLGEGANSALPIFAMYMKRVYANTDLGIKKNVDFDQPKTPLTITLDCNAYQPGTTEADKKLNF from the coding sequence ATGTGGATTAAAACCGAAAATAATAAATTAACACCCCAGGATATTAGGCGATACAATTGGTTTGTATGGAAATTTATAGGTGCGTGTTTTGCATTTGTTGTTATCATTATATTGCTTACCGCGTTTGAGATATTTGGCAAACTGCCGTCGTTCCGCGATCTGGAAAACCCTAAAAGTAACCAGGCTACAATTGTTTTATCGTCGGACAAGCAAGAGCTGGGCACTTACTACGTAGAAAACCGGTCGAACGTAAATTATAAGGATATATCGCCCAACGTTATTAACGCTTTGGTTGCGACTGAAGACAAGCGTTTTTACGACCATTCGGGTATAGATTTTAGCCGCATATTTACCATTTTTATTCATAACCTATTTGGAAGCAAACAAGGTGGCAGTACCATAACGCAGCAATTGGCACTTAATTTATTTTCGGAAAAAGGGCGCGAGCATAGCTTTATTAAGCGTTTACCTCAAAAATTAAAAGAATTAATAACTGCAGTTAGAATTGAGCGCCGCTACACCAAAGAAGAAATTATCACCATGTATTTAAACACGGTTGATTTTGGCGCCTACAGTACCTTCGGCATTAAATCGGCAGCACGTACTTATTTTAATACCACTCCCGATAAGCTGTCGCCAGACCAAGCTGCACTGCTTGTTGGCATACTTAACGGCACAGGCAAATATTCGCCAATACGGCATCCCGATAAAGCCCTTGCACGCCGTAACCTGGTTTTAACCCGTATGGCCGAAGCCGGGTATTTGAGCAGCGGACAGGCCGACGAATTTAAATTAAAACCCCTTAACCTTGATTTTAGACCGGTTGACCATAATGAGGGCCTCGCCACTTATTTTAGGGATTACTTAAAAAGAGACGTACAAAAGATATTTGAAGAAAAATCAATAGACAATAATGGCAAACCTTATGACCTTGACCGCGATGGACTGAAAATATATACCACCATTAACGCCACCATGCAGGAGTATGCCGAAGAAGCGCAGAAAGAGTACATGCGCATTTTGCAAAACCAGTTTAACCAACACTGGAAAGGCATAAGCCTTTGGAAAAGCATACCTACCTTTAAGGCCCTACTTGATGCCGGAATGCGCCGCAGCGACCGCTACCGGGAGTTAAGAGCGGAGGGAAAATCGGACGAGGAAATTAAGGCGGATTTTAATACACCCACCAAAATGAATATTTTTACCTGGAAGGGCGATATTGATACCACCATGAAACCCATCGACTCGATTGTGTATTGCAAAATGCTTTTGCGCAATTCGTTAATGAGCATGGACCCTACCACAGGCTACGTTAAAGCTTGGGTGGGCGGCATTAACTTTGAACATTTTAAGTACGACCAGGTAAAGCAAGGTATGCGCCAGGTTGGCTCCACAGCCAAGCCGTTTACTTATGCTGTAGCTATCGAAAACGGTTACTCGCCTTGTATGGTTATCCCTAACGTGCCCGTAACTTTCCCTGATGGTTATACTCCCGCATCCGGCGATACCCGCGCCGGCGACTTAACTTTGCGCCAGGCACTGGGATGGTCGCAAAACTGGATAACTGCTGCTTTGCTTAAAGAGGTTGGCGTACCTGCTGTTGTTGAACTCACCAAAAAAATGGGAATTACCAGCCAGATAGAGCCTTACCCATCGGTATTTTTGGGTCCGTTTGATGCTTCGGTGTTTGACATGACGGGCGCCTACTCGGCATTTGTTAACCACGGATTATGGACTGAGCCTACTTACCTTTTACGCATTGAAGACCATAACGGCAACGTACTTTACGAAAATAAACCCAAAGTGGCCCAGGTATTAAACGAGCAAACCGCCTACGTAATGACCTACATGCTTAAAGGTGTTATTGAAGACGGAACGGGCACACGTTTAAAATATCGCTACGGCTTAAACAACCCTATTGGCGGCAAAACCGGCACAACGCAAAACAACTCCGACGGCTGGTTTATTGGCATTACCCCGCAACTGGTTACCGGTGTGTGGACAGGCTGCGAAGACCGCGATATACATTTCCGCTCAACATCGTTAGGCGAAGGCGCTAACTCGGCACTGCCCATTTTTGCCATGTACATGAAACGTGTATACGCCAATACCGACCTGGGTATTAAAAAGAATGTTGATTTTGACCAGCCAAAAACGCCGTTAACTATTACTTTAGATTGCAATGCCTACCAACCTGGAACAACGGAGGCTGATAAGAAGTTGAATTTTTAG
- the atpE gene encoding ATP synthase F0 subunit C — protein MFGSIAALGAGLAVIGAGIGIGQVGGKAMEGISRQPEAAGKIQTAMIIAAALIEGAALFGVVVSFLGLK, from the coding sequence ATGTTTGGAAGTATTGCTGCGTTAGGTGCAGGTTTAGCAGTTATCGGTGCCGGTATCGGTATCGGTCAGGTTGGTGGAAAAGCCATGGAAGGTATTTCTCGTCAGCCAGAAGCTGCCGGTAAAATTCAAACTGCCATGATTATTGCTGCCGCTCTTATTGAGGGTGCTGCATTATTCGGTGTGGTTGTGTCTTTCCTGGGATTGAAATAA
- the atpG gene encoding ATP synthase F1 subunit gamma, whose product MANLKEVRNRIASVKSTQQITKAMKMVSAAKLKRATDAIVQLRPYANKLNDILANLSASIEEGSSPYLKDREPVRVLIVVVASNRGLAGAFNANAIKTANILIAEKYSAQFKAGNVSIVGIGKKAQEFYTRRKYNVIGNHNELFNALNFENVSKVTEAIMTGFVNGDYDRVEVVYNQFKNAAMQILKSEQLLPVPKAEKKEPVKSESIKSAVPVANVDYILEPSKEEIVEQLIPKNIKIQLYKAVLDSHASEHGARMTAMDKATDNAGELLRNLKLSYNQARQAAITTELTEIVSGAAALSGN is encoded by the coding sequence ATGGCAAACTTAAAAGAAGTAAGAAACAGGATAGCCTCCGTAAAATCAACGCAGCAAATCACCAAGGCCATGAAAATGGTTTCGGCGGCAAAGCTAAAGCGTGCAACCGATGCTATTGTACAATTGCGCCCATATGCTAACAAGCTTAACGATATACTGGCCAACCTATCGGCAAGTATTGAAGAAGGCTCGTCGCCGTATTTAAAAGATAGGGAGCCCGTGCGTGTGCTAATTGTTGTTGTTGCATCAAACCGTGGTTTGGCCGGTGCTTTTAATGCCAACGCTATAAAAACGGCTAACATTTTAATTGCCGAAAAATATAGCGCGCAATTCAAAGCAGGCAATGTTTCTATAGTAGGTATTGGTAAAAAGGCGCAAGAATTTTATACCAGGCGTAAATACAATGTTATTGGTAACCATAACGAATTGTTTAATGCCTTAAATTTCGAAAACGTATCTAAGGTTACCGAAGCCATCATGACGGGCTTTGTAAACGGCGATTACGACCGCGTTGAAGTGGTGTACAATCAGTTTAAAAACGCAGCAATGCAAATTTTAAAATCTGAGCAGTTACTACCGGTACCCAAGGCCGAAAAAAAGGAGCCCGTAAAATCCGAATCTATAAAATCGGCTGTGCCTGTGGCCAATGTTGATTATATATTGGAGCCCTCAAAAGAGGAGATTGTAGAACAACTTATTCCTAAAAATATCAAAATACAGCTATACAAAGCCGTGCTTGACTCTCATGCATCTGAGCATGGTGCCCGGATGACGGCTATGGATAAAGCTACCGATAACGCCGGCGAACTGTTGCGTAACCTAAAGTTATCATACAACCAGGCACGCCAGGCCGCCATTACTACCGAGCTTACCGAAATTGTGAGCGGTGCCGCAGCATTATCCGGCAACTAA
- a CDS encoding AtpZ/AtpI family protein, with amino-acid sequence MSPTNPPDNNNRPASNYAKYSGIGIQMIVIIGVFCFAGYKIDQYAGHKTQWVTALLSLTGVFVSLYIVIKSLKQ; translated from the coding sequence ATGTCACCAACAAACCCTCCGGATAACAATAACAGGCCCGCTAGTAATTATGCTAAATATAGCGGTATTGGCATACAAATGATTGTAATAATTGGAGTATTTTGTTTTGCAGGCTATAAAATAGACCAGTATGCCGGCCATAAAACACAATGGGTAACGGCTTTATTATCATTAACAGGCGTGTTTGTATCATTATATATAGTAATAAAATCGTTAAAGCAATGA
- the porW gene encoding type IX secretion system periplasmic lipoprotein PorW/SprE, protein MRLPIYKPVKNLYFGLLALLLAGCTLEKESRFNRAMQNLTAHYNILFNANEILAQKQAAYAVSYVDAYDRFLSVYPDTTAKSATADKMLEQAITKANTIIANKEQSHYIADAYMVLGKANYMEANFFNSIEFLNYVIQTYPRQKSMVQDARVWKARALMRINQLSLADTTLDTALVNIFPKQQNIADVYATKLQYDLYTEHYKDAELMAKQAIRYSHDITHKLRWTFILAQLQEHNHKPDDAVLNYTRIANSNAPFEMAFNASLNRIRIQEKQNGQKINRLDALRRLLKDDKNVDFIDQIYYQIGELYLAQGNIKEAIKNFKLSIRKSTKNLNQKGLSYLRIADIDFNNLADYQGSKKYYDSTLVSLSPNYPGYQAIYKKAANLQLLTDRLQIIAREDTLQMLAKMDEAARGAKITAMVNALILQQQTISNNTNNALSNSGAYTNPNQLNEPGGSKGGGPGGLPSSSTGGGGAGGGTVSGNFYFYNTSAVSQGFTDFKRVWGNRQLADNWRRSVKSGSETNNVQLAATLQDLNSMAYSNQSQKTNDNVLSTRLQQDILQSVPLTPALMQQSNTRILNAYTDIANFYRDILDDKKEAIVTYEKILARFPDNINIASVYYNLYRLYSDIDAAKSDYYKNLILTKYPESNFAKVILDPDFNQKLNDKNAEYTAFYNQLFDQVYNRKYTEAAARADELLQQYPGNSLSPQVYYLRMVALGHSQTIEPFRKELQEIADKFPDDRLITPLVKLHLLFIDANQADMQQRNPVLTDSDPNEIAFLLRPIHVDNTYIPRQQPIAKTQPAVAKPVTPIVKKPVTPIAVKPVAPTVATVVTPPVVNAAKPAEVVKEAPSIFNMKDSTEYFFVINVNTATTSMASSRFGIGQFNRANLPPNTTIKHQLKPVADHQLIYVGRFGSLATAKDYARAIAPLLPDIMKVTADKYNFFIITQENLDKLADKKTLDSYFDFYQKHY, encoded by the coding sequence TTGAGACTACCAATATATAAACCTGTAAAAAACCTTTATTTTGGACTATTGGCATTGCTGTTGGCCGGTTGCACGCTGGAGAAAGAGAGCAGGTTTAACCGTGCTATGCAAAACCTTACGGCGCATTACAACATCCTGTTTAATGCTAACGAGATACTGGCGCAAAAACAAGCCGCCTATGCGGTATCATACGTTGATGCTTACGACAGGTTTTTAAGCGTTTACCCGGATACTACGGCTAAAAGCGCAACCGCCGATAAAATGCTGGAGCAGGCCATAACCAAAGCTAACACCATTATTGCCAATAAAGAGCAAAGCCATTACATTGCCGATGCCTACATGGTTTTGGGCAAGGCCAATTACATGGAGGCCAACTTTTTTAACTCGATAGAGTTTTTAAACTATGTGATACAAACCTACCCGCGCCAAAAAAGCATGGTGCAGGATGCCCGTGTATGGAAGGCCCGCGCTTTAATGCGCATCAATCAGTTAAGCCTTGCCGATACTACTTTAGATACGGCACTGGTTAACATTTTCCCTAAGCAACAAAACATTGCCGATGTTTATGCTACCAAACTACAGTACGACCTTTATACCGAGCATTACAAAGATGCCGAGCTTATGGCAAAACAAGCCATCCGCTACAGCCATGATATTACCCACAAGCTGCGCTGGACGTTTATTTTGGCCCAATTACAGGAGCATAACCACAAGCCCGATGACGCTGTTTTAAATTATACCCGCATAGCAAACAGCAACGCGCCCTTTGAGATGGCCTTTAATGCCAGCCTTAACCGCATACGCATACAGGAAAAACAAAACGGACAAAAAATTAACCGCCTTGATGCTTTACGCCGATTATTGAAGGATGACAAGAATGTTGATTTTATAGACCAGATTTATTACCAGATAGGCGAATTGTATTTAGCACAGGGTAATATTAAGGAGGCCATTAAAAACTTTAAATTATCTATCCGCAAAAGCACAAAAAATCTCAATCAAAAAGGGTTGTCGTACCTGCGCATTGCCGATATTGATTTTAACAACCTGGCCGATTATCAGGGTTCAAAAAAGTATTATGATAGTACGCTGGTTAGCCTTTCGCCAAATTACCCCGGTTACCAGGCCATTTACAAAAAGGCCGCCAACCTGCAATTACTAACCGACAGGCTGCAAATTATTGCCCGCGAAGATACCCTGCAAATGTTGGCCAAAATGGACGAAGCTGCTCGAGGAGCTAAAATTACGGCCATGGTAAACGCGTTAATTTTGCAGCAACAAACCATAAGCAACAATACCAACAATGCCTTGAGTAACAGCGGGGCGTACACAAACCCTAACCAACTTAACGAGCCCGGAGGTTCTAAAGGTGGAGGCCCGGGTGGTTTGCCAAGTAGCAGTACCGGAGGCGGCGGCGCAGGTGGTGGCACTGTTAGCGGCAACTTTTATTTTTACAACACCAGCGCCGTTAGCCAGGGTTTTACCGATTTTAAAAGGGTTTGGGGAAACAGGCAACTGGCCGATAACTGGCGCCGGAGTGTAAAATCGGGCAGTGAAACTAATAATGTACAGTTGGCTGCAACCCTGCAAGATTTGAATTCTATGGCCTATTCAAATCAATCGCAAAAAACAAATGATAACGTTTTATCAACCCGGCTTCAGCAAGATATATTGCAAAGCGTGCCGCTTACCCCGGCTTTAATGCAGCAATCAAACACCCGCATTTTAAATGCTTATACCGATATTGCCAATTTTTACCGCGACATACTGGACGATAAAAAAGAAGCTATAGTTACTTACGAGAAGATATTGGCCCGTTTTCCGGATAACATTAATATCGCATCGGTATATTACAACTTGTACCGGCTTTACAGCGATATTGACGCGGCTAAATCCGATTATTACAAAAATTTGATCCTCACCAAATATCCCGAATCAAACTTTGCGAAGGTTATTCTGGACCCGGATTTCAATCAAAAGCTGAATGATAAAAACGCCGAATACACAGCCTTCTACAACCAGTTGTTTGACCAGGTTTACAACCGCAAATATACCGAAGCTGCCGCACGCGCCGATGAACTGCTGCAACAATACCCTGGTAACAGTTTAAGTCCACAGGTTTATTACCTGCGCATGGTTGCTTTGGGTCACTCGCAAACTATCGAACCCTTCCGTAAAGAGCTGCAGGAGATTGCCGATAAATTTCCGGACGACCGGCTAATAACGCCACTGGTAAAATTGCACCTTTTATTTATTGATGCCAACCAGGCCGATATGCAGCAACGCAACCCGGTATTAACCGATAGCGACCCTAACGAGATAGCCTTTTTGCTGAGGCCAATTCATGTTGATAATACCTATATACCAAGGCAGCAGCCTATAGCCAAAACGCAGCCTGCCGTGGCTAAACCCGTTACACCAATCGTTAAAAAACCAGTAACCCCAATAGCCGTCAAACCCGTTGCACCAACGGTAGCAACTGTTGTTACGCCGCCAGTGGTAAATGCCGCCAAACCAGCCGAGGTTGTAAAAGAGGCACCTTCTATATTTAACATGAAGGATAGTACCGAGTACTTTTTTGTTATCAACGTAAATACGGCTACTACCAGTATGGCATCGTCGCGGTTTGGTATAGGGCAGTTTAACAGGGCCAACCTGCCGCCTAATACCACCATTAAACACCAGTTAAAACCCGTTGCCGATCATCAGCTTATATACGTTGGCCGCTTTGGTAGCCTGGCTACCGCTAAAGATTACGCACGTGCCATTGCGCCCCTACTGCCCGATATTATGAAGGTAACGGCAGATAAATACAACTTTTTTATTATTACCCAGGAAAATCTGGATAAATTAGCTGACAAGAAAACTTTAGATAGCTATTTTGACTTCTACCAAAAACATTATTAA